The following proteins are encoded in a genomic region of Chloroflexota bacterium:
- a CDS encoding MFS transporter, which translates to MYPRGAPHKGPALTTKPPPPARPFPFLPKRIFFGWYIVFATLIVSTGVSGFFNFGLSAFIIPLEESLNTNREVISTAIGIAPIESAIIGPFLGFFVDRLGARRIMFVGVLLMSGGFVLLGRAHSIGEFTAYYIILAIGNGMIVAPSIATIGNWFIKRRGLAYAIGPMGFGFGGAVTPLAALLIREFGWRDATWICGLIVFCITMPLVPAFRYRPEPYGLYPDGDTKPQSYDPEGKLTAATEINFTVKEALVTKAFWLVNLNFATRTVVVGALATQFVPAMVSKGFSATTGATIIALLGVFMIPGRFGIGYLADKYDKRYVTAGVSMVMALAMVGFFFAESYWLILLVFAVYASANGGGGSAAFAVRAEYFGRASIATLTGIGSVLQSAGVFIGNRLAGTFYVHTDSYGPTFIMFACVSAVGAVFILLAKRPIPKRLQGQLRGRV; encoded by the coding sequence ATGTATCCTCGCGGCGCACCGCACAAAGGCCCTGCCTTGACCACCAAGCCTCCACCACCGGCCCGCCCCTTCCCCTTCCTGCCTAAGCGCATCTTCTTCGGCTGGTACATCGTCTTTGCCACCCTCATCGTCAGCACCGGCGTCTCCGGGTTCTTCAACTTCGGCCTCTCGGCCTTCATCATCCCGCTGGAAGAGTCCCTCAACACCAACCGCGAGGTGATCTCCACCGCTATCGGCATCGCGCCCATCGAAAGCGCCATCATCGGCCCCTTCCTCGGCTTCTTCGTGGACAGGCTGGGCGCGAGGCGGATCATGTTCGTCGGCGTGCTTCTCATGTCGGGGGGGTTTGTCCTCCTGGGCCGGGCCCACTCCATCGGCGAGTTCACGGCTTACTACATCATCCTCGCCATCGGTAACGGGATGATCGTCGCGCCTTCCATCGCCACCATCGGCAACTGGTTCATCAAGCGCAGGGGTCTTGCCTACGCCATCGGCCCCATGGGCTTCGGCTTCGGCGGAGCCGTGACGCCCCTGGCGGCGCTTCTCATCCGGGAATTCGGCTGGCGCGATGCGACGTGGATCTGCGGACTCATAGTCTTCTGCATCACCATGCCGCTGGTTCCCGCCTTCCGCTACCGGCCGGAGCCGTACGGCCTCTACCCGGACGGCGATACCAAGCCCCAGAGTTACGACCCGGAAGGGAAGCTCACGGCGGCCACGGAGATCAACTTCACCGTCAAAGAGGCGCTTGTGACCAAGGCCTTCTGGCTGGTCAATCTGAACTTCGCCACGCGCACCGTCGTCGTCGGCGCGCTGGCCACCCAGTTCGTCCCGGCCATGGTGAGCAAGGGCTTCTCCGCCACCACCGGCGCCACGATCATCGCCCTGCTCGGCGTCTTCATGATCCCCGGCCGCTTCGGCATCGGCTACCTGGCGGACAAGTACGATAAGCGCTACGTCACCGCGGGCGTCTCCATGGTCATGGCGCTGGCGATGGTGGGCTTCTTCTTCGCCGAAAGCTACTGGCTCATCCTGCTGGTCTTCGCCGTCTACGCCTCCGCCAACGGCGGCGGCGGCAGCGCCGCCTTCGCTGTGCGCGCCGAGTATTTCGGACGCGCCTCCATCGCCACGCTCACCGGCATCGGAAGCGTCCTGCAATCGGCAGGCGTCTTCATCGGTAACCGCCTGGCCGGGACGTTCTATGTCCACACGGACAGCTACGGCCCCACTTTCATCATGTTCGCATGCGTCTCCGCGGTCGGCGCGGTCTTCATCCTCCTGGCGAAGCGCCCCATCCCCAAGCGCCTGCAAGGGCAGCTGCGCGGGCGCGTCTAG